The window cttttctttctctccctctcctctccatTCTGTTATGCATATCggttttatatcaattaatatttactttcgTCTCCTCCtctctatatatttttgcaattctcGTCTTTCAGCTTGTTCAATGTCGCACTATTGTTCGCCGATACCGATGCAAACCGTTTAACCCAAGACGATGCGCCTCTCTCTCGAGGAGTCGCGGCTCTTTTTCATCTTCGTCCGCAACTCGCTCATCGCGATGGAACTCTATTAAAGTTTCAGTATTAATAGCTCTCCCGAAGAATGCTCAAGGCAAAAACAAGCGGTGCCGCCGCGATGCAACAATGCCTTCGGCGTTAATGACGCGGATGGCACAATGGTGTTGCAACCATTACCGGGAGGATTATGCAACGATCAACGTTATCGcgtacacgcacacatacgcgCGATTGCGCTACCGGTATTCAGGCTTGTCTGCGGCAGCGAgagacatttttgcaaaacGTAAACGGTAACCGATTGAAGATGACCATCGAAGAGACAAACAACAATTAACGGTGAAaaggggagaggagagaagattCTTTTTCTCCGATTCAATTCTGCATGGAGGAAAAGGTTCGAACTCGGCGCGAGTCGGGAGAAAATGCGACGAGCTTAGTTATTATACTTATTCCTTCgtggataaaaaaattatagttgtaTACGTTTACAATAAGTTGTAAACGTACGCGGGGGACGTACACGACTTAAATCTCGTCGAACGCAACGTGACGATACGCGCGATGTGTCGCACCGCGCGCGACCAGCCAGCTTTGCGCGCTCATCGTAGAAATTAAGTCGCATTATCTTCAATCGTCGTACGCCTGCAAATGAAATCCGAGGAGAGCGCGCGTGGCGAAGGGAGGtctattatcttatttattcgTGTGCTTACGTACGATTACGATGCCGCGAATATTCAGCGGCCCCCGCTGGCGATGTTGGATGCGCGCGAACATCACGCGCGCGACTTCCTGCCGCCGCGGAGGAAGAAAGTTCGCGGCGAGATGATCTAGCATGACAAAACGCCATTAGAAGACGACTTCATTACGATAAATTGCATAAACATACCTCGTAGCGGCGAGGAAAACAGACgtgtttacaaaaaattatataattcccTTTAATACCTAAGATTTTGTTACGCAAAATAGTAGCATAAATTgcagattttttttgttatttacaatatttgtgaaacaaattctgtaaattgAAAGCAAGGTAAAATCAAGAAAAGAGaagcaaaaattatgttttaccGTGTTACGATACGTCagaatacaatataaagtaactaaaaatttccattatataacaataaaaagaatttttacgtaaaagaagtaaaatttattttgtatatttattattcatattttacatcCTATCGTAGAGATCTTAACATTCAATAAAATccaaatttgattattaaatttttgtaatcttCAGCATGTAACTTTAAGagttaaatgtaaattgttaacaattttatcgaaaaatttaTCCATTGCTCGGCAAAATTCGTGATAAATTCTTTAGATTCTGTTTGAAAAACTTTTAGACGGTACAATCGATATGTCGAAAAGCTAAGTCGAAACAGACAATATCGAATCTCATCAGCGATTCGATTCTTCGAACTCGATTAGATTCGATTTGAGAAGAATTCCGAATCAAACGGCGAGCTCTCGAAACGTTTGAATATTCGCGCTTTTTCAATTGTTCGTCTTGCACTTCTAATAcatagaacaaaaaatatttttattgtaataaaagaagagaagaagaaagaaaataacgcTCTAGGGGCCGATTTCACCAACTCCGGTTACTTTAACCGGccggttattccattggaattgactaatcgtatttgtcgttaagcaaaattaacaaatgcgattggtcaattccaatgaaaTAACCGGCCGGTTAAGGTAACCGGAGTTGGTGAAATCGGGGCCTAGCAGTTTTCTTTCAAACGTAAGCTCGAAAGGATATAGAAATGATTTTGTATGAACAACCACATGGCATTACACAAATGGCTctactataataaataataaataataaacaacaaGTAAATACCATAAACGTTTCATCCAAAAAGAAGTCGAACGATCGTCGAAAATGTCGGAATGCTGCAGCTGATCGCACCACACCAGCTGATCGTTCGCACCTTCTGCGAGAAAGAGTGCGGCAGAGTGCCGCGGAGTGCAGCAGCTGCGCTGTCGAACGTTCGAGAAATCCCGCGCGGCGTTCGATGTATCGCGAGAGAGGATGACTCTCCCGCCGCGGAACGACCGCTCGCTCGTGCGTTTCCTGCTCGTACGACACGAGGGTTGCCAGTCCGTAACCGTCGGTCTACCCCAGCATCTGGTGGGGAGTCCGAGTCCAAATCGGACAAGCTAAGGAATCTCGATGTCTATATGTACTGAAAgactaataaaacaatatttttgaaaaatatattgaactAAATTTCAAAAGAATCCTAGGCTGTCCATCTAGTGGTCAATAAGCGATTTACTAGACAATGGCCGATATTCATAGACCGGTATTCATACATAGTCGCTTCTTATTTGAAGACCCTttcaagtaatgtcttaaaatGATAATACGGATATTCTGCGATTgatttttatgacattttaagACTGACAaggcaaatatatatatgtctcatcttaacttattgcaccgacGTAGCAGtgtagcgaaaaagaacagactaAAGTCAACACGGAGTACACGGGAGCACGACCTAATCCTTATCCCTGTGGTAGTGAGGGCAGTCAGCGAGTCAGCCACACTGCCACAGTCAGCACCATGGCGATGAACGTGCCGTATGAGGCGATCGGCAAGGGCTTCGTCCAACAGTATTATGCGATGTTCGACGACCCGGCGCAGCGGCCGAACCTCATAAACATGTATAATGTAAGTCGCGCGAGCAATCCCGGTCATGCCCTTGTTCCCAGGGCTGACCGATCGGCCGACCTCCTCGCCCGGTCTCGCGATTGATCGACATAACCTGTTTCAGGCGGAGACGTCCTTCATGACGTTTGAGGGCTTGCAGATCCAGGGCGCTATCAAAATAATGGAAAAGTTAACTGTGAGTAAAGTTTCCTCCCATCAGACTAGAATTGCGGTATTTATTCACGTCAATCTATCTCGCGAGAGGTACCTTCTTTCGGACCCGCTTAAAAGGTGCTCTCTCGCAATCAAGTCTATTCTTTTTGCTAATGGATTTTTATCAACTATTGAGATTGCACCAGTAATAGGATTTAAAAGGAATTTATATGTTCAAACAAACAGTCTTTATAgaaagtgataatttttataacttttagcAGGCTTGTGTAGTCATCATAGCAGACATAGGTAGATCGAAGCGAATTAGATCACAGGATATATCAGATTGAAATAAGTATTGagattatgtttattatattctgaTTGAAACTTGTTATTCTGGCACGTAAACTTCATTCCTTTTTTCCTGCATCTAAAACCATAAACTTAAAACCATATtgattaatctttattttaatccaATTTGCCTTAGGCTACCCTATGCCTgctatgcatatatatatatgtatatatatatatatatatatatgtaaatacatcacactttttgtatttgtacTTTAAAAGGTGCTTTTAAAAGATGTTTGGCTTGTATGTttatctttctatttttattttttattcttaatttatcattaattattattatgattctTGAAAGAATTGATACATTAACACATTATGTTGTTACATTAacgttcttttcttttttagagcttatcttttcaaaaaataaatcggGTAATAACAGCGATTGATTCGCAACCAATGTTTGATGGAGGAGTTCTCATTAATGTATTAGGAAGATTGCAGGTAAGAAAAGTACAGTTAGTAACaacgaatatttaaaaagcatttaagtcatatattttgattttaaaaaatattaaaattttacagtatacatatgtaaaatttagGTTTCATATTAAGCCAATCGGTTCAgtgatttaattttcaatttttttgtagttctGCTAATacagtttttacatatatacttatacaaaaagagaaatttcTAGATGATGTAATGTACCtattagaattataatttttatttaaataaggcGAGTTTTAACATATGAGTAATATAGAAAAtgggaaatataataaaattatagtagaCATAGACAGAAAATGAGTTCTGTAGTAAGCAGGTTTTGTCAATACTTCTAAACTATTGAAAGATATTTAGTGATTATTGATGATCGTACAGACTGACGAGGATCAGCCTCACGCGTACATCCAGACATTTGTCCTGAAGCCAGTCGGTACCAGCTTTTACGTGCAACATGACATCTTCAGACTTGCGTTACACGACACGGTTTAGGCATCAGGTAccacaaaatatttgttgctCTGTATACCGTGCTTACAAGCAAGCCTTAATCGATGCTTTGCTGCATATAACTTTTGTTTCATCTAGCATATTCTGGCATAATAAAACTCCTCAATAATGTGTCTCTGAATCCCCATAAGCAGTAAAAGTGTTTAAGactaataatgataatttgaattaaaaattttattaatatctataattttccAGTTCTTACAGTttgattttttcaatatctttgttaccaatttttatttttaattgatatgtATTTCCTtgcataaaattctttgtatcaatataacattttgctttaaaaaagcatgtactatatttaatctaaaaagATTAAGTCATAAAATAGTATGAGGCAATTAAATTAGCGTCattagttatattattttatgttaaaaaatatagacatATATTGAGAAGcatgaaatgtatatttaatctcTCAGAGGTCTCAGACGCACAAACCACAAATTACAGTTGGTTAACTCTTGTGAAAATTGTGCAAAGTCTGGGATTGCTGATTTAATTGAACGTATTACGAACAGACATAGCttgataaaagattaaattgcTGAACAAATTGGAACACAATACTTAAGATTAACTGCGCACGCAatacaaattaacattttaaagaaccacactgaatttttaaaatcaaaacattAACATcgacataaatattaaaacattgaaTCACATAATACATCATTAAtcgatgtaattaatattgactgttttatccttttattattatgtgttCTTTAATACATGTTGTGTAATATACAGCTTGCGTCTAATTACAGGCAGACGAAGATCCACCACACGCCTTCTCGCAATGTTTTGTGCTGAAGCCATTGGGTAATTCATACTACTGTCAGCACGATATCTTTCGCCTTGGCATTCATGATATTGCATGAACGAAGGAAAATTGAGCTGATTTTCGCGACGAGCGTGTGAGCAGACAGGTTGTCGAGTGACGGATGCTCCGGAGATCACAATTAATAAGTGAGCCACCTAATTTCATCGATAATCCTCTCGTCACAATCGCATCCTACCTATCCTCATTCTTTCCATAGATAATATTACAAGTTTTGTATGAAGAATATATCTTTCCACTTATATTTTGgccacaataaaaaaaagaaatcgaaaATCATCCGATATATCACACAGTTGAAGTAATTTTTCTCcgtacaacacacacacacacacatacacacacacacacacacacgtgcatatatgtgcatattgtttcaaaaaacaaACTTACATTTCTTACATGTACTAGCACAATACaaacacatatataaatgtctCATTGATCAAAAGATGATTTGATTTCTGGTGACAGATAATATCTTTGCATTACTACGCTTTGAAATGTATtgtaacatattttacattaaaaatgctgtgtatttttgtaatacgAAAATGTTGGCCATTAAATACAAGAATACGGAATTAATTCGGACAAGTTGATTATCTATTCCACAgacgaaaacaaaaaaaacctTGATATTTTCGTCGGTCGCGACAAAGCATACAGCTCTATTTTAATGTGaacgaattattattaataatagtgaTGTGTCTAGTAGGATGTTAGACGGTGCTGAATAAATCTCAAGGcggattttatatacataatgtactTTTAATGTGATATCTCATTATATAAGTAGAACGATACAATTAAGTACAAAGATACTCGTCCTTTACTCTTTCATAGGATTACTTTATATCGGCTAacggttttaattttgcaaatatatcaGGAATATTGATATTCTACAGATTCCCACGTTTTGCTTGCTCCAATTCGATCGCTTCAAACAACGCTTGGAAATTGCCGGCGCCGAAACCCTGagaaagaaatagcaaatTTACGATTACTTAAATATCAGTTAattttttgagttttttttagATACCATATAGTAAAATaccaattttatacatttttatagaaaataattagatgTTAGAACTTTTCTCGATACTTACGTCATGGTTGCGTCTCTGTATGACTTCTATGAACAGTGTCGGCCGGTCTTGCATATTTTTCGTGAATATTTGTAGAAGATATCCATTCTCGTCGTAgtctattaatatctttaatctCTGCAAAGCGACAGCGCAatcgaattaataataaacacatTGCAATTTGTATCAGTTAATTTTAGTTCGTTATCAATAAAGGTACCTGTAATATATCCAAATCCTCCACGATGGTCACGCCACTGGCTTTCAGGCGGTTTCTGAGCATATCGTAATAACTATCGGGCACGTCAAGAAATTCCATCCCCCTGGCACGCAGATTCGTTATCTGCAAAATGGAGCGCAAAATGGACGTGCGAAGGAATTACTGCGagcgatatttttttagataaattaagaatattaagctatatgttaattattattaattagaataaaaattatagaataaagttattaaaaaagttatgaccAAAAAGTTGGTTTTTTTAAAACTGCTCTTTTATACTGCACAGTCGTGTCTTGCAGGGTGTaaacacaaatgtaattaggGCATTCGATTATTACTCACTGCTGTAATAATGTCACTGGTATTGAGGGCGATATGCTGTACACCGGCGCCGCCGTAGTACTCAACGTATTCTTGAATTTGGGACCGTTTTTTTCCCGGTGCGGGCTCGTTGATCGGCATCTTCACTGTCTCCTCCCAATTCGTCATCACGATAGACCGTAGCGCGGAGTATTCCGTGTGCAGCTGCGTGTCGTCCACTGACCAGAATCTATGAAACTGTAAACACTCTTCATACCTAagaaagacagagaaaaattatttaacgtaatactttatttttttagcttaagaatattttacctGCGAGAGatagaaatttgaaaatattcagcttttatttaaacttacgAATCTCATAAAATTCgataaactttatatactattacacattttattatattaatgtagtAACATACTGATGTCATAGTGAATTATAACAAACGCTACTAtcaactattatttaaaattatgaggAAAATGAACTAAATATACGATTTCTCGTTAGCATAAATGTGTTTACGTTCACAAGtagataaatttacatacCACTTCGCAACAGGTTCCATCTGTTTGTCAGACTGATTACCCACCACATGGTCCACGAAATTCAAATGTATTTGCGgcctataataattaaaaaaaatgtcgatataaacatttattcaattttctaTTGTCGAGTTTCTCGTTTTTCTTTTGCGCTTAAtgtatcataaattaattctgcattattttaaatatatcttggaattttaatcaattaatatcctttatttttctaaagaataaagtatatttttttcaacaaggaCAGATATATTgcaagatattattattaaaatattctagtttttttttgtagttttgtAGTTATTGTATGAAGAATCGCTTTTTGCATACGTACAATTGTTGGAGAAGAACGTCTTCCGACGCTCTTACGAATCCTGGCAGAAAGAAACCTTTGTATCTTGTCCTATCGATA of the Monomorium pharaonis isolate MP-MQ-018 chromosome 11, ASM1337386v2, whole genome shotgun sequence genome contains:
- the LOC105838821 gene encoding probable nuclear transport factor 2 isoform X1, whose protein sequence is MAMNVPYEAIGKGFVQQYYAMFDDPAQRPNLINMYNAETSFMTFEGLQIQGAIKIMEKLTSLSFQKINRVITAIDSQPMFDGGVLINVLGRLQTDEDQPHAYIQTFVLKPVGTSFYVQHDIFRLALHDTV
- the LOC105838821 gene encoding probable nuclear transport factor 2 isoform X2, producing the protein MAMNVPYEAIGKGFVQQYYAMFDDPAQRPNLINMYNAETSFMTFEGLQIQGAIKIMEKLTSLSFQKINRVITAIDSQPMFDGGVLINVLGRLQADEDPPHAFSQCFVLKPLGNSYYCQHDIFRLGIHDIA
- the LOC105838820 gene encoding 4-hydroxyphenylpyruvate dioxygenase, encoding MTTYTDKGPQPVGGKFLSFDHIKFWVGNAKQAASFYRCRMGFQPLGYRGLETSSRKIAAHVVRQNKIVFVFESPYEPDNEEMSEHLSRHGDGVRDVAFNVEDIDTIVKVAKKRGAQIVRDVWEESDEYGTVRMVTLKTYGDTHHTLIDRTRYKGFFLPGFVRASEDVLLQQLPQIHLNFVDHVVGNQSDKQMEPVAKWYEECLQFHRFWSVDDTQLHTEYSALRSIVMTNWEETVKMPINEPAPGKKRSQIQEYVEYYGGAGVQHIALNTSDIITAITNLRARGMEFLDVPDSYYDMLRNRLKASGVTIVEDLDILQRLKILIDYDENGYLLQIFTKNMQDRPTLFIEVIQRRNHDGFGAGNFQALFEAIELEQAKRGNL